From Mauremys mutica isolate MM-2020 ecotype Southern chromosome 15, ASM2049712v1, whole genome shotgun sequence, one genomic window encodes:
- the LOC123350660 gene encoding maestro heat-like repeat-containing protein family member 2B — protein MENHVELVYCIVQLARSSPDDLIAFLHSQLEIENEAVRVASLNLLRAIVGADLPETRLKKLLIVKAVKSTFSDQNATVRKAVLHFIRRLLSSESVENCAAWDMVAHVFREFSVSTSKLAIPEENTIQTLCTDILQCLDTSVTGMTQVLWPRLLEYVVPAQYTGTLKPLCRCLRELAEKKQQEGEEAASLDYGGPVKLPTPQGLLARLLVVASSPYAGEGHGCAALQLLQALHQNIHAAVGEMWVVKIPSLLQYIEGNTENSLDHARWEHMLLQFLRTSLAMIDDSAWSSQISLELNQQMASYTSPSREKSFLYKALGTSLAVCQDLGHVKSQLHKFLTTTDYMEVPERQRVISILAFCAESHLDLTLNALHEFGAAMSKVKISGLISRLKDYHHGRRGKTRSTLMLTYSNVAVHAPKDQLLSRVEADITGNILLHYRASGQVLGITVANKDMNLKLTLIHNVMEISCAILETRDSQEFEFSYKLELLGYMLDFIKQEPLDSLASPVRYKAILAIGHLSKLKPSLTMEENRELLDQCFKSLFPLPPLEKMKEECETAKDALHIQSIYVRSFEALCKLMETLLEEAPTADWFQEMFELLRTWFSSGKEWERERALQASTQLLTVYQETVHSTTQETFHQFGSLIGAIAPHSCDSLATSRQWVVDCISCLLCIQGQPMNLGSAEEELRCLREELKAALDPEALFQASSKMARVVSEYFPPEQATDFIEATVDGMLSASPTCATAAGLWMKIILKECGDAMLDQVPAILNIIYRHMPTIQEGSLRQSLLEAVSILAHHHLEAVISSLLRKRLPMDSDTTELWRSLGGDPLLATQVLQVLIEKIKTSTSQEGSVTSETETDRHLAAAEPLSATCAIFEVVSSLQSSEAVQELLPELFPVLLQQVSRTLGQKMPLPVISSQRLFRKDRQHAEGNPCWFSVQALESVLFKVGNEKLVRVLGTQKAWILLENPQTHHEGVCLLVSVLLRSGLVTPEIIQRLLPWVNSPMENFRVTSTAFLAQLMSDPMLREKKLLKIVLRILEERSQDRNSIVHQMAVRGLGNIVDGAPQKVKKHKKFLLDILIKALNDTSSSEVIGESMKALAKVLKELKEKDIGSSFKDLTQQIQTYFDDEDDALRSMAFVLFGILAQLTKKKWKAYFAEQVRKSWVTLLLHLQDPSPKVSMECRATFHLCFPFLGLKRLQHVINKHLGGTDELKPEELQVDICRHLAKENAELLENLYSTTITYFSNSWEEIRAVAANLAGIILEQTDTQRMKWLDLKHLLMSLQVLEKDPSPTVQLVATEILSDIYSSGVLDE, from the exons TGCCCGAGACAAGACTGAAAAAGTTGCTGATTGTGAAGGCAGTGAAATCCACTTTCAGTGATCAGAATGCTACG GTGAGGAAGGCAGTTCTTCATTTCATCCGGAGGCTGCTCAGCTCAGAAAGTGTGGAGAACTGTGCAGCATGGGATATGGTAGCACATGTTTTCAGGGAGTTCAGTGTGTCCACCAGCAAACTG GCTATTCCGGAAGAAAACACGATCCAAACCCTGTGCACTGACATCCTGCAATGTCTGGACACCTCAGTCACTGGAATGACCCAA gTGTTATGGCCAAGGCTTCTCGAATATGTGGTGCCAGCTCAGTACACTGGTACTTTGAAGCCTCTCTGCAGATGCCTTAGGGAGCTGGCTGAGAAAAAGCAGCAGGAAGGAGAAGAAGCTGCTTCCCTCGACTACGGTGGACCAG TGAAACTCCCTacaccccaggggctgctggcaCGACTCCTG GTAGTAGCCTCGTCCCCTTATGCAGGAGAAGGACACGGATGTGCTGCCTTGCAGTTACTACAGGCCCTGCACCAAAATATCCATGCAGCAGTGGGTGAGATGTGGGTAGTAAAGATCCCATCTCTGCTGCAGTACATTGAAG GAAACACAGAGAATTCCCTGGACCACGCGCGGTGGGAGCACATGCTGCTTCAG TTCCTAAGAACATCTCTGGCGATGATAGACgacagtgcctggagcagccagatAAGCCTTGAGTTGAACCAGCAGATGGCCAGCTATACCAGCCCCTCCCGTGAGAAG AGTTTCCTGTATAAGGCGCTAGGAACGTCCTTAGCAGTTTGTCAGGACCTGGGCCACGTTAAATCCCAGCTTCATAAATTTTTGACAACAACAGATTATATGGAAGTCCCTGAGAGACAG AGAGTCATTTCCATCCTCGCATTCTGTGCTGAGAGCCACTTGGACCTCACCCTGAACGCACTTCACGAGTTTGGGGCTGCAATGAGCAAGGTGAAGATTTCTGGGCTCATCAGCCGCCTGAAG GACTACCACCATGGGAGAAGAGGCAAGACTCGCAGCACCCTGATGCTGACTTACAGCAACGTGGCTGTCCATGCTCCAAAAGACCAGCTTCTCTCCCGAGTAGAGGCAGACATCACAGGGAACATCCTTCTCCATTACAGAGCCAGTGGTCAG GTGCTGGGCATCACTGTTGCGAACAAG GACATGAACCTAAAATTAACCCTCATCCACAATGTCATGGAGATTAGCTGTGCCATCTTGGAGACCAGAGACTCCCAGGAGTTCGAATTCTCATACAAACTGGAGCTCCTTGGCTACATGCTG GACTTCATTAAACAGGAACCACTGGATTCCCTGGCATCTCCAGTTCGCTACAAGGCAATTCTTGCCATTGGACATCTGAG CAAACTCAAACCATCTCTGACCATGGAGGAAAACCGTGAACTCCTTGATCAGTGCTTCAAAAGTttatttccccttcctcccttggAGAAGATGAAAGAGGAATGTGAGACAGCAAAGGATGCTCTGCATATACAA TCAATCTACGTGAGGTCCTTTGAAGCCCTTTGCAAGCTAATGGAGACATTGCTGGAGGAAGCACCAACCGCAGACTGGTTCCAGGAAATGTTTGAA CTCCTAAGGACATGGTTCAGttcagggaaggagtgggagagagagagggccTTGCAGGCCAGCACCCAGCTGCTGACTGTCTATCAAGAGACAGTTCATAGCACA ACTCAGGAAACTTTTCATCAGTTTGGATCTCTGATTGGAGCAATAGCACCACACAGCTGTGATTCACTGGCCACATCTCGTCAGTGGGTGGTTGACTGTATCAGCTGCCTTCTCTGTATACAAG GCCAGCCCATGAACCTGGGGTCAGCGGAGGAGGAGCTGAGATGTCTCCGTGAAGAACTAAAAGCAGCTCTGGACCCCGAGGCTCTGTTTCAGGCATCTTCCAAAATGGCCAGG GTTGTTAGTGAGTACTTTCCCCCGGAACAGGCCACAGACTTTATTGAGGCCACAGTGGATGGTATGCTGTctgccagccccacctgtgccacGGCAGCTGGACTGTGGATGAAGATCATCCTAAAGGAGTGTGGAGATGCCATGCTGGACCAG GTGCCAGCTATCCTGAATATAATATATAGACACATGCCTACTATCCAGGAGGGCAGCTTGAGGCAGTCCCTGCTGGAGGCAGTGTCCATTCTAGCTCACCATCACCTAGAAGCAGTGATCTCCAGCCTCCTCAGAAAACGTCTGCCGATGGACAG TGACACCACTGAGCTGTGGAGATCTCTGGGGGGAGACCCCTTGCTTGCCACTCAAGTCCTACAGGTCCTAATAGAAAAAATAAAGACTTCAACAAGCCAAGAAGGAAGCGTCACCTCAGAGACTGAAACTGACAGGCATTTGGCAGCTGCTGAACCTCTCTCA GCAACATGTGCCATCTTTGAGGTGGTGTCATCACTGCAGTCAAGCGAAGCTGtgcaggagctgctcccagagctgTTTCCTGTTCTCCTGCAGCAGGTCAGCCGAACCTTAGGACAAAAGATGCCTTTGCCAGTGATAAGCAGCCAGAGGCTATTCCGAAAAGACCGACAACATGCTGAGGGCAACCCTTGCTG GTTTTCTGTCCAAGCGTTAGAATCTGTGCTTTTCAAAGTTGGGAATGAGAAACTGGTGAGAGTGCTTGGGACGCAGAAAGCATGGATTCTGCTTGAAAACCCCCAGACTCACCATGAGGGAGTGTGCCTGCTGGTGAG TGTTCTGCTAAGATCTGGACTAGTAACACCTGAGATCATAcagcgcctcctcccctgggtgAATTCCCCAATGGAAAACTTCCGAGTCACCAGCACAGCTTTCCTTGCCCAG CTAATGAGTGATCCCATGCTCAGGGAGAAGAAGTTGCTTAAGATTGTCTTACGCATCTTGGAAGAAAGGTCACAGGATAGAAACAGCATTGTCCATCAGATGGCTGTAAGAGGCCTGGGAAATATAGTCGATGGGGCGCCTCAGAAG GTGAAAAAGCACAAGAAGTTTCTTCTGGACATACTGATCAAGGCCTTAAATGACACTTCCAGTTCTGAAGTGATTGGTGAGAGCATGAAAGCACTGGCCAAAGTCCTGAAGGAGCTGAAAGAGAAGGACATCGGTTCTTCCTTCAAAGACCTCACCCAACAGATCCAGACCTACTTTGACGAT GAGGACGATGCTCTTCGCTCAATGGCCTTTGTCCTATTTGGCATCTTGGCTCAGTTAACAAAGAAAAAATGGAAGGCCTATTTTGCCGAGCAGGTTCGAAAGAGCTGGGTCACACTTCTGCTGCATCTGCAAGACCCAAGCCCCAAGGTTTCAATG GAATGCAGAGCTACATTTCACCTCTGTTTCCCATTTTTGGGACTGAAGAGACTCCAACATGTGATCAATAAGCACCTTGGTGGCACAGATGAGCTGAAGCCTGAAGAGCTCCAGGTGGACATTTGCAGACACCTT GCCAAAGAGAATGCAGAGCTGCTGGAGAACTTGTACAGCACCACCATCACATACTTCAGTAACAGCTGGGAAGAGATCCGGGCAGTTGCCGCCAACTTAGCTG GCATCATCCTGGAACAAACAGACACTCAGCGTATGAAATGGCTGGACCTGAAACATCTGCTGATGT CTCTCCAGGTCCTAGAGAAAGACCCAAGTCCCACTGTCCAGCTGGTGGCAACTGAAATCCTAAGTGACATCTATTCTAGTGGAGTGCTTGACGAATGA